Part of the Halodesulfovibrio aestuarii DSM 17919 = ATCC 29578 genome, CCCTCGAATCCGGTCACTCCGGCCGCGCTGCTGTTCCATCCGGCGCGTCCACCGGTACCCGTGAAGCACTTGAACTTCGTGACGGTGATAAAAACCGTTACCTCGGTAAAGGTGTTGAAACCGCTGTTAACAACGTAATGGGCGAAATCGCAGAAGGCATCATCGGCCTCGACGCTACCCGTCAGGTTAACATCGACAACATCCTCATCGAGCTCGACGGCACCGAAAACAAAGAACGTCTCGGTGCTAACGCAATGCTCGGCGTTTCCTTAGCAGTTGCACGTGCAGCAGCAAGTTTCCTCGGCCAGCCTCTGTACCAGTACCTCGGCGGCATCAACGCTAAAGTGCTTCCAGTACCAATGATGAACATCATCAACGGTGGCGAACACGCACCAAACAACCTCGATATTCAGGAATTCATGATCATGCCTATCGGTGCTCCTACTTTTGCAGAAGCACTCCGTATGGGCGCAGAAGTATTCCACGCACTGAAAAAACTTCTCTCCAACGACGGTCACGTTACTTCCGTTGGTGATGAAGGTGGTTTTGCACCTAACCTTGCAAGCCATGCAGAAGCTTTTGACTACATCATGAAAGCTATTGAAGCTGCCGGCTACGTTCCGGGTAAAGAGATTGCTCTTGCTATCGACGCAGCTGCTTCTGAGTTCTACAAAGACGGCAAGTACGTTCTTGCTGGCGAAAACAAAACCCTTTCTTCTGAAGAAATGGTTGACTGGCTCGCTGCATTTACCGAACAGTACCCACTCATCTCCATTGAAGATGGTCTTGCAGAACAGGACTGGGATGGCTGGAAACTTCTTACCGAGAAGCTCCCTACCACTCAGATCGTTGGCGACGACATCTTTGTAACCAACCCTGAAATCCTTGCTGAAGGTATTGA contains:
- the eno gene encoding phosphopyruvate hydratase; translation: MSTIVSVWAREILDSRGNPTVEVEVSLESGHSGRAAVPSGASTGTREALELRDGDKNRYLGKGVETAVNNVMGEIAEGIIGLDATRQVNIDNILIELDGTENKERLGANAMLGVSLAVARAAASFLGQPLYQYLGGINAKVLPVPMMNIINGGEHAPNNLDIQEFMIMPIGAPTFAEALRMGAEVFHALKKLLSNDGHVTSVGDEGGFAPNLASHAEAFDYIMKAIEAAGYVPGKEIALAIDAAASEFYKDGKYVLAGENKTLSSEEMVDWLAAFTEQYPLISIEDGLAEQDWDGWKLLTEKLPTTQIVGDDIFVTNPEILAEGIEEGCGNSILIKLNQIGTLTETLDTIEMAKGAAYSTVISHRSGETEDSFIADLAVAVNSGQIKTGSLSRSDRLAKYNQLLRIEEDLDDDGIFFGPFMAAHFGLSD